Below is a window of Syntrophomonas wolfei subsp. wolfei str. Goettingen G311 DNA.
AGTCTGGCAATCCACGTTGCTTCTCCAAATCCCTTATGGTTTTCAGGGTTTTTATCCCATCTAATTTGGGCATCATTATATCCAAACATATCAAATCGTAGGGTTGGCCCTCATCATGGGCCAACAAAAAAGCATCTATGGTTTCGATACCATCTACGGTAATATCGCAGTTACCGTATCGGGAAAGGAATTTATAAAGGAATTTGCGACTGGCCAAATCATCCTCGGCAATTAATACCTTCATTATTAAACCTCCATCACAATAATTTTATAAATATCAAGATCCCATAGAAGAAAGATAATCATATATTTCCTGCAGTTTCTGCAAGAGACTCCAGCATTGATCCAGATCCCCTTTGCGGGCACCAAGTTCTATCTTAAAAGCCAGGTTCTTAATAGTAATCTCATCCATTTGGTAGGCCAGTTCCTTTGTCTCATGAGCCCACTTTTCCACCTGCTGCAAATCAAGGCTCAATAATGCCAGATCGAGTTTCAAAATAGCTTTCTCAACCTGATCCAAAAAGCTGCTGTCAACCTTAAAAAAAAGATCTTTGGGGCTTAAGGGTTCTATATCCAAATGATTGATGGTTGTTGTCGTTGACCTGGCCTTTTTAATTATTTTGCTTATGGCCTGGTTAAGTTCTTCCATTTGAACCGGTTTGGCGAGGTAATCATCCATACCCGCAGCCAGGAATTTCTCCCGGTCGCCATGTATAGCATGAGCGGTTATAGCGATAATGGGAATATGGAATCCAGTTATTTCTTCCTGTTCACGAATACGGCGGGTTGTCTCCAGTCCATCCATTACCGGCATTAATATATCCATAAAAACCAGGTCATAGTTATTTTTATCCAGCAGCTCCAGGGCTTCGACCCCATTGGCAGCCACCTCCACCTGATGACCCTGAGAGCGGAGCAAGTTAGAGAGCACCATTTGGTTTACTTCGTTGTCCTCAACCACCAGTATGAACAGGGATGGGTTTTTTTCGGTATCAGCTTTTTGATTAATTGCTTGGTTTGATTCAGCCTCCAGTTTAGACGATTCCGGGATTCCCAATTCAACCGTAAAATAAAAGGTGCTGCCTGACTCGATATCGCTTTCCAGCCAAATCTTGCCTTGCATCATTTCCACAATTTTTTTGGAGATATTAAGGCCCAGGCCGGTACCCCCATAAGTACGGCTTATTGAACTATCCCCCTGGTAAAAACTTTCAAACATCTTTTCTTGCTGGCCAGCGGTTATACCTCTTCCGGTATCGGCCACCGATGCTTGTAAAACAATATGATCATCAAATATATCCAGCAGTTTTAAACGCACCTCAACTTCTCCATGGTCAGTAAACTTGATGGCGTTGCCGATCAGGTTGTTAAAAACCTGTTGCAGACGATAGGGATCTCCGTTTACCTGGACTGGTATGGCGGGATCTATGTAATAGAGCAAAAGCAGACCTTTTTCCTGTGCTCGTGCTTTATGTATGGTAATGTTCTTCTCAATCAGTTCATGCAGGTTGAAATTAATTTTTTCAACAGTCAATTTGCCGGCTTCAATTTTAGAAAAGTCTAGAATATTATCAATAATACTTAATAGAGTATCACCGGCCATTTTGATAATTTCCAGGTTTTCTTTCTGATCTGGTTCAGGATTAGATAAAAGGCTCAAACTGGTCATGCCAATAATAGCGTTCAGGGGAGTTCTAATTTCGTGGCTCATGTTGGCTAAAAATTCGGCCTTGGCGCGATTGGCCACCTCCGCCGCTTCCTTGGCCTTTTTCAAGTTTTCTTCAGCTTGCTTATGCTCGCTTATATCTTGAATAATACTACAATAACTTGTTATCTTATCTTCCTCGTCTCTGACCGCAGTACAGTATATTGACCACCAGCAGGGTTCCAGCTGGCGGTTGTGGAAAAAAACTTCATCATGCCACTCTTCACCTGCCCGCAACCGGGCAAATATTTTTTCAACATCTAATGGCAGGTTATTGATAAGTCTCAAATTCCGGTTAACTACTTCATATGCTTCATAGCCAGTCAACTGGGTGAAACGGCTGTTTATGAACTGGACTATGCCCTGGATATCAAAGATAATTATGGCATTGGAGCTAAGCTGCAAAACCCAGGACAGGCAACGAATCTCGTCCTCGTTTTTCTTAATCCGGTCAATATCGCGAAATACCACTACCATGCCCGCCCTTTTCTGATTCTTATCTATAATAGGCGAAGCACAGGCAGAAGCAAATCGCGTTTCTCCATCACGGTCGAGCAATGCAGAATTTCTAAGTAGGCCCTGGCTCAAACCTCGAGTAAAGACATTATCAAAAGGGTTCTCCAACGGCTGTTTGCTCGTATTATCAATAATCCTGAAAACCTCATACAGGTGTTTTCCCAGGGCTTCCTCCCGACTCCAACCGGTCAGTTTTTCCGCCACCGGATTCATCATACTTATATTACCCTCCATATCAGTAGTTATGATACCATCACCTATACTCTCCAGGATAATCTGTAAATGATCTCTTTCCTCCAGAATCCTGCTTATGGTTTTCGCATATTCATGTTTTTCTGCTTCCAACATCAAACATCACCCTTATAAATTTAAGCATAGAAAGAAACTGCGGAGAAGTTTCAAAACAGCGCTGCAACGAGGCAGGGGATTAGAACCCGCCGCCTGTTTTGTTAGGAACTTTAACCGTTTAAAGAAATGGGGGACATATTTCACCTCGTTATAGTTGGTTTATGAGCTTATACAGCGCTTGTCCTATATAATTCAAGGGGTATTGCTTTTCTACCGCCCCTAATTCATAAGCCACCTTCGGCATGCCATAAACCACACAGGAGGCTTCATCCTGGCCAATTGTCCTGGCTCCCGCCTTTCTCATGGCCAGTAGTCCCCGGGCTCCATCACTGCCCATACCGGTTAATATGATTCCCACCGCCCGGGCTCCAGCGCTTTGGGCCACTGAATCAAATAGTACATCTACCGCTGGGCAATGACCATTTACCTTTTCACCCGGATGACATTCAACCATATAATTACCAGCTTTTTGCTTCAGGCGCATTTGATATTCCCCCGGGGCTATTAACACTTGTCCCATTTTTACCTGGTCATTATTTTGCGCTTCCTTGACTTCGACCACACACGTATCATTTAAGCGCTCTGCATACATTCTGGTAAATCCGGCGGGCATATGCTGCACTATTACTGTTCCAGGAGTGTCTTGGTTAAAATTCTTAACAATTTGGTAAATAGCTTCAGGTCCACCGGTGGATGCACCGATAGCAATAACCCAACCCTGGTCGGCCTGTGATTTTCCCGTTGGTAGTAGTTTTGAAACCTCCGCTCGCCGTCCCAAACGGGCTACGGAAGCAATCTTAATCTTAAGAATCAACTCGCTGAAAAAGGAGTCCAGATCCCGATTCCGGTTCATATCCGGTTTGGCTACAAAGTCTATCGCCCCAGCGTTAAGAGCATCAAAAACACTCTCACTGAGAGCACTGATCATTACTACCGGCAATGGGTATTGGGGCATAAGCCGCCGCAAGAATTCAATACCGCTCATACGCGGCATTTCTACATCCAAGGTCATTACATCAGGTTTATATTTGATAATCATATCCCTGGCCATAAAGGCATCAACTGCAGTAGCCACTACCTCTATAGCCGGATCACGGGAAATACCACGCGCCAGGGTTTCCCTAAATAGAAGAGAATCATCCACTATCAGCGTTTTTATTCTTCTGAGCCGCAAGAAGCAACTACTCCTTTCTATAAACGGCTGGCATCACATAGCTAAACCTATTATTATCCCAATTAATTGACTCGGCCTGCCCTATGAAAAAATAACCACCATCCTCAATAGAGTCGTAAAAACGCTGAATCAGCTTGCTCCTGGTGCTGGAATCAAAATATAGCAAAACATTGCGACAAAAAATAACCTGAAATGCTTTTTTAAAAGGAAAGGGGCTTTCCATCAGGTTGAACCGGCGAAAAATGACTTGTCTTCTAATTCTTTCTCTTATCCTGAAACTATCCCGGTTAATCTCCTGAAAATACCGTAGTTTCCAACCGGCGGGCAAAGCTTCTATTTGCTCCTCCGTATAAACTGCCTCCTTAGCTTTTTGCAGAGCTCGCGTAGAAATGTCGGTAGCCAATATCCGTGTATCCCATGCTGCCTGTTGAGAGCTAAAGAAATCACTAATTACCATAGACAGGGTATAGGCTTCCTCACCACTACTGCAACCGGCACTCCAGATACGGAGATCCCGGTTTTTCACTTTGCTCAACAGCTCGGGCAGTACCCTATCCCGGAAAAAGTCAAAGTGTTGGCTTTCCCGCATAAAGTAAGTATGATTGGTGGTAATACGATCCAACATAGCGGTAATGCTTTCCCCACTGGAATCCTGCAGCAAGTGTCTATAATAGCCGGCAAAACTGGAAAACCCCGTTTCCAGCAAATAATTGCTCAAACGGCTTTCAATCAGGTGTTTTTTCTGTTTCAAATCAATGCCGCAATAATTATAAACATAGTCAGCCAGCCAATAAAGCTCATGTTGCGATAATTTAATCATACTATCACCTACTTTTCATATAAACCCCCGCTGCAGAAAAAAGTTGCCTGGGATCATTGTATCGAAATCTAGTATTTATCAAACTCCTTATCGCTAAGCGAGATTTGCAGCCTGGAATTACCCCGGGAAGCATTTTCTATAGCTCTGGGCTCTCTACTTTCTACCGCTTGCATTATCTTCTGTTTTTGCAGCAATTCTTTTACCATGGCTAACATTTCCGGGCTCAGGTCGGACAATTGTATAGCACGCTCATTTCTCTTCTTTAAGGTAAACTTACCGACTTCATCCTTCATTAAAACGGCCTGACTGGACAATTCCTCGGCAGCAGAAGCGCTTTCCTCAGCAGTAGCAGCATTGGTTTGCACTACCTGGGAGATCTGCTCTACTCCCTTGTCTATCTGGGATATACCGGTAGCCTGGTCATTGGAGGCAACTGCGATATCTCCCACCAGAGCAGCCATTCTGGTGACTCCTTCCACAATTTTACCCAGGGCTTCAGCGGTTTCGTTGGCTATTCTGGTTCCGGCTTCGGTTTTCTTAATAGAACCCTCTATCATATCTGTAGTTTCTCGGGCGGCGCTAGCACTGCGGGCTGCCAGGTTTCGCACTTCCTCGGCCACCACCGCAAAACCTTTACCATGCTGTCCTGCCCGGGCCGCCTCAACCGCTGCATTCAAAGCTAGAATATTAGTTTGAAAGGCGATTTCGTCAATTACTTTAATTATTTTGGAAATATTGTTGGAAGATTCATTTATGGCTTCCATTGCTTCCAGCATGTTTTTCATCTCTTCATTCCCTTTTATGGCATTATCACGGGCAGTCAAGGCTAAATCATTAGCCTGGTTGGCATTAGCTGCATTCTGGTTGGTCTGAGCAGCTATCTGGGTTATGGAAGCAGTTAACTGTTCAATAGCACTGGATTGTTCGGCTGCCCCCTGAGCTAGAAACTGGCTGGAACGCGCTACCTGGGCCGAACCATTGGCTACCTGATCAGAAGCCATATTGATACCGCTCATGGTCTCATTTAGGGAAGTGATAATATAATTAAGTGAATCCTTGATAGCGCTAAAATCCCCCCGGAAATCCTGGCTAATTTCTACATCCAGGTTATTACGGGCCATTTGGGTTAAAACGCTGGAAATTTCGTTTACATAGTAGAATGGTGGAGTATATTTCTCCATCAGACAAATTACTGTCGGGTTTTTGCATCAAACCTCGGGCTTGGGCTCGTTCCAGTATCTTCTCCTTATTCAACCCTGCCCCATCATCCCTTATTATAATATAGACATCTCCGCCCTCATTTTTAGCTTCCAGGTAGACCCGGGCTACCGGTGATTTTCCCAAACTAGCGCGCTTTTCCGGGCTTTCAATGCCATGGTCAATAGCATTCCTAATAAGATGCATAATCGGGTCGGAAAGATGCTCAATAATATTCTTGTCCACTTCGGTCTCTTCACCAATGATTATCAGTTCCACATTTTTCTTTAGTTTCTTGCTCATATCTCTTACTATACGGTTCATCTTCTGGAAGGTCATGCTCAATGGCACCATTCGTATCGACATCACCAAGTCTTGCATTTCGTTAATAATTTTCCGGTGTTGACGAGTGGCTTTGTGAAAATTATCCAGCTTGGCCGCAGTTCTCAAATCAGGGTTAAATGCTACCATAGTCTCACTAATTACCAATTCACCCACCATATCCATAAGCCTATCCAGCTTATCGACATTAACACTGATTAAGCTCTGCCGGGTGCTGCCTGAATGCAGATGGGCTCCTATTTCCCTAACTTCATTATTGCTGACGCAAGGCTCGTCTTCTAGAATAATCTGATTACGAGCCCTTAGTTGCTCTATCTCCCATTCTTCATCTTCCATCACTCGTAGATCCAGGCTATCTATAAAAGCCTCCTTCATAAAAAGTTCATTTATTGCTTCCTGTTGCAGGTGAGTAGTAAATATAACGGCAAAGCCGTTTTCTCTAATAAATTCAACACTATCATTGTTTTCAATAATATCTGCCGGTATGTAATCAATCTGTTCTGCCTGATCTTTAAGTTTATGTACCAGGTTAAAAGCCCTTATATTTTCCATTTCACAACCAGGGGTGAAATATATTAGAGCATGGTAGCGTTTTATGTTCTCAGTAGGAGGTGATTTGGAGGTAGATATGTAGAACTTTTTTCGGTGCCCGGCAGGCCGGGTTGCAGCTTCATTAATGAGCTTACTATTCCGGGAATCATCTTTTATCAGTAGCAAGTATTGCCCGATATTTTCAACAAAAGGAGATGAATCTCCATCTGCTTCCTGGTCTTGTTCCAGTTTTCCGATTTCATTTTTGATAAAGTCAATACCATCCAGAACCATATCACAAATCTTGCTATAGTCCATCTCATCTGGATGGAATTCACGAATATAGAAAAACAGATCTTCTATGGCATGAGCCAGAGAAGAGATACTATCATACATCATCATGGCCGCCGATCCCTTGATAGTATGCATTATCCTGAAGATTTCGTTGATGACTGCACTTTCCAGACAACGATCCTTCTCATGGGCCAATATAGTCTGCTCTAATTGCTCCAAGAGCTGCAGATTTTCAAATATGAACATCTCCAACATAGGTTCTTTGCTCAAGCTTTTGTCCATCTGTCAACGCTCCCCTATTAAGAATTCAAACACCAAATAAAATTACCCACTCAGCTCAAAGCTCTTTCGTAGTACCCCACAACGCTGCAACGAGGTGGGGATATAACTCGTCACTTGTTTTGCTAATAGGAACCCGGTTGCTTATAGAAGCGGGGGACATATTTAATCTCGTTATATTGAATTTAAGACCTCTATAAATCTTTCTTCGCTAAAGGGCTTAACCAAAAAATTGGAGGCCCCGGCAAGAATAGCTTCACGCACCAAATGCTGTTGACCCATGGCAGAAATCATTATGATTTTGGCCTGGGGGTTGATTTGTTTTATTAATTGTACTGCACCAATACCGTTTAACTCTGGCATGGTAATATCCATGGTAACAATATCAGGTAGTAGTTCCCCATATTTTTGGACACCCAGAAGCCCGTTCTCAGCCTCAGCAACTACCATAAACCCATTTTTCTCCAGTATCTTTCTGAGGGTATAACGCATAAACATAGCATCATCAACTATAAGAACACTTTTCAATATACTCCCCCCAATATTTCTTATGTTGCAAAGCCTTACCAGGGTAAATATTAACCCTCACTTTTTTCATTCACTTGGTCTTTACCCTTCTCCAGGAATAATCCGGGTCTGGTTAAAACACTATCGAATGTGGAAGATGAAACCTCCTGATTAAAAACACCCCCCCAGGCAAAACGGTTCTCCAATTTAACTGTAGAAAACGCTTCTATTAAAATAGATAAAGTCGAAAGAACATGTTCCTTCAAGGCAAAATCATAATTTTTAGCTCTCCAGCGAAGGATTATAAATTGTACAGTACCGAAAATTATGTCCACTATTCCTTCACTGCAAATATCTCTGGTAAATTCACCTTCCTTTTGCCCCTTGATAACCATTTGTTTAATAAATCGCAAGCGATTATCTATGACATTCTCCATTCTTTCCCGAGCTTCGGGTTCTAATTGAAAAGCTTCCTGCGTAAAAGTAACAGCAGTAATTGCCGGATAATTTTCGTAATATTCCGTGTAGGAAGCAAGCAAAAAGGTGATGCCTTCCCAGGCCTTCATATTCTGGCTTTCAATCGTTCTAAATAATAAAGCGTCATAGGAAGAAAAGTAATCAATCGTTCCCAGCAATATTTCCGATTTATTGGCAAAATGGCGGTAAATAGCAGCCTCACTTATTTCCTGACGAGAAGCAATCTCCCGGATAGTCAGGCCTTGAACTCCCAGTTGATCAATAATTTCAACAGCAGTTAGAATTATTCGGTCTTTTCGCTTCATATAATTATTCGCCATAAAAACCTCCCTGTTAGTAAGAAAAGTGAGGAGTGAGGGGTAAGGAGTAAGGGGTTTAATTTATTTCCTACTACATCTTATTAAATCAACGCATACTAACTCATTTTTATCGTTGGTTGTGGCCCGGTCGCGGAGGGTTAGTTAACGATTACTTACATGATATTGAAGCATAAAAGAACTAATCTGTCAACGAACAACTGATGCTCCCTGCGGTCGCTATTAAGGACGCTGGAGCGGAATATTTATACAAGCTAATGAATATTAACTCTTTGTAGTAGAATCAAGGAATGAATATAAAGGTTTTAGAAAAGTGCTGATGTTATGTTATGCTATGAACTTTAAAAGTTCAAAAAATAGGGGCTTAATAATGGCAGGAAATGTTTTTCCCCTGGCTAATTACAGAATTGTTCTACATTTTCTTTTATGGTTGTTAGTTCCTGGCGCAAAATAATATCGGAGAAAAAGAGATTAATCTTTCTTCCCCCCAGGTAACGGGGGATTTTCCCCAAACATGCCAAAAACCTTTCGGCTTTTATTGATACCGGTCTCAGGGTAAGGTCTTGATAAGAAAAACCTAGAATAGTTAACAGATTTTCAATAGTTTTTTGTCCCATTTGCAGATCTTTCCCCACCCCCAGGGAATAAATTTGATTCCCTCTGGCATCATCTCCGATAAAAATGGGAAATCCGCTGGACTCCTGGGATAAATCGCAATAGTATTCCAAGTCTCTAAAATCCTCAACCCCCAGTTGCCCCAAATAAATATGAGCGGCAATCAAGGCATGTTGTACTCCGGTAGTTCCCAAAAAGACAATTTTCATTAAGTCACCTGTACCTTTTTCATCGCCTTCATCCGGGTTATTTCCACCAGATTAACCAAATCCCAAAAGGCTGCTTCAGTACCTTTGCCCAACACTGGTCGCCCCAGGCTTACCCAGCCCATTCTCCTCGAAGTGAACCCCCCTATTTTCATGCTCCAATTTACCCGACTCATGCAATCAACCGTCAGCAATTCCTCTTTTATCCCCAGGATTTCAGCAATACCCATTAAAATATTAGCATACCTCTTTCCCAGGTTTTTCTTCCCCAGCACATATATATCATTATGGTATTCGTCAACACCCATAAATCTAATGGAACCAAAATCAGCATTAGTGGTTTTATCAAAATATGGTATTTTCATCATTTCAGACATTCCGGGAACCTTATTTTTGTCAATTATGCCCAAATGTAGTGCTGCCGCCAGTACCGACGAATGTGAGCCGCCAAAACAATGATAAATTATTTTCATAACTCTAACGCAAAAACTCCTTTTTGTTGCATAAGGGTTGACTCTACTGCAAAAACCCTTTTTGTTGCATAAGGGCTGCATAAATATACAAAGCGCTGGCAAAGCCTGATTCGGAACGAAACGGGGGTCGTTCCCTACACACCCTTCGGTCGCTTTTAAGGTTGCTGAACGAGCTAATGCATACTTAATAGCTTTTTCAACAACTCAATGCCGGCAAATAAAATAAACTCCATTTTCCAGATCATGAACTATGCCATCCAATATACGCGCCAGGAAAAGGCCAAGCTTTTCTTGTTCTTTCTGGTCAACTGCCAGAAATACCGGACAACCACCACCAGTTACTTTATCCTTGTCCATGGTTACTATGGCTAATATGCCGCCCTTTAAACCTTTATCCACTAATCTGCCGCCTTTCTCCCGAAAAAGCTTTTAAGAGCAGTACCCCGGGTTGATTCAATAACCGGTACCCTTTTGACTATTTCCATAAAATATTCCAAATCCGGTTCATTAGCTACTAAAAACAAAGCCAGATAACCTTTATCTACTTGCTTTCTAGCCAGGGGCCGCAACTCCGTTTCAGATACATCCACCTTGCTCCCTAATATGGATACTACATCATGGATTATAGCCATTCGCTGTCCAGGTGCATCCAGGGTCAGTCGTGCATTATCATCGTGCGGTTTAATTATAATTCCCATACCTTCTCGCATTATTTTTTTACGGGTTTCAGTCAATCCTACATTCATAATAATGACATCGTTTACCTTGAGAATGGAGCCGTCAAAAATTATTTCCCCCTTTTCCACCTGGGCAATTTCACCTATATAAGAACCACCCATCAGTTTAGTGGAAAACACTATGCACAGGAGAGCAGCTATTACGGCATATTCCCATCGCCACCAATAGGCCACAGCACTGCTTGCCATAGCCGTTAATATCACCAGGTAATTGCGGGCTTCAAAGACCCGAGCAATCCCTTCAATATAATCCGGCCCTCGGGGAATTAATTTACCCTCTTCCAGTTTGCTTAAGGTTTCGCGTTCCATACTGCGTATCTCCCTGAATTGCTGGGCAGCCAGGGCCAGAAAGGTTACCGCAACATAATCGGGCTTGGCAATGGCTGGTATGGCAACCGCTCCAAGACCGGCAGCGATAAAACCCAAAGCCAGGTGGGTCAAATAACCATGGGGATAGGTGGGATAGAAGCGATAATCACTGCGCAGCATAATCAACCTGTCCAGAAAACCCGCTGCTATCCCTACCACAATGGCAACAGCATACCTTTCCATTTACTTATTGGTACCCCGGTTTAATAGATAGTAACCACCGACAGCAGCAGCCACTACAATTACTATCATCAATATAGTTGTGCCCGCTGCCTGGTTTTCGCTGCCTGACAGCGGTTTTTTGGCTGCCGGGGCCTGGTTGACAGGATTATTGGAGTAACCTAAAACTGTAGGAAGGGCTTCTGCAAAAAGGCTGATACCTTTTTCTGCATCTTCTTTTTTATTGGTATGAGCTCCGACTTCAACCAGCATGGCACGCGGGCTCAGATCCTGGTTGTAATCACCTTTGCCAATAAAGATTCCATTGGAAAGGCCGGGGGTTTTTTTGTCCATAACGGACTTGATTTTTTTAGCATATTCCAAATTACTCTTCATATTGGGATTGCTTCGTCCTACCACCAGTTTAACTTTGGTAACATCTTTCCCCTTAACTTGCGCCTGGTATTGCGAGGCCGGAACCGCATCCCGGTGGACATCTATTATCGTATCAGGCGATTTTTTCAACAGGCTGGCGGCAGTTCTCCGTGAACGATTGTAGGCATTGATATCGTGAGGATTATGATTGTTTTTGTTGTATTGCACTTCAAATCCTAGTTTTTGTAATTTATTTGCCATAACCTGACCTACATCATAGATACCACCATTGCCTTCAATGCTTTCTTTGCCATCGCTGGGAACATAGGATTCATCGCTATGAGTATGATAGACTGCTACCGTAGGTCGTTTTCCGGCAACTACCGGCTGTTCTTTACTGTTAAAATTCCAGGCATTGCTCTTCTTGTCATAACTCAATACCGGCATTTTTTCATCTCCCTGATATTTACATCGCGCAGTGTTGCCTATTATTTCCACCACTTTATATCTGCCATTACTAGCACTGATGTATTCATCACCGGTATATACTTTATTTCCCGTCTGATGAATTACATTGTTGTTTTCATCCAACAAAGTAAAACACTTATCCAACGGCTGTTCCTCATAAGCAGCCAGGAAAGTACCTCCTCCAACGCAGCTGCCTATTAGGACCATTAAAAAAAGAATCAGCATGCGTTTAAGCATCTTCAGCACCTCCGTTCTCACCGCTACTTTTCTCATCTTTCTCGTTTTTCTCAGAATCTTCAGTGGGAAGAGGTTTATGGGCTACTTCAGGTTCCCGCAAATTCTTTACCAGTTCCTGCGGCCTGTCTTCCGTTTCGGGCCCACCTTGCACCCTTTCCAGAGTTTCACCTATTAATTCGGCCAGGAGAACAGCAATAATTCCTGCCAGAATCAGTGAATCAAAAGCACCGGCTCCACCGACATGTACTAATCCACGAATTCCGCTGCGAGTCAAATAAAGATATTGTCCTACATCCAGAGCCAATACCCCCATGACGGCAGCAAAAAAGGCACCTCGCCGGGATCGCCCTGCCAGATAACCCACGACTCCTGCCACCAGGGGATAAATATAAATAGGGTCAATAAATATTTTTTCCGGCTCCGCTCCCAAGAAACGGGCTGCCAAAAATAGAGCCAGGGCGGTAACTACTGCTGCCAAAACAGCTCTCATTTTTTCAAAGGCAGTTCCCGCCCCGATAATTACATAAAGGGCCAGGCCAACTGCAATGATTCCACCCAAATTTATTGTTACTCTGGTGCTTAAGGGGATATCAATAAAACTGCCAACTATGATAAGGGCTATAAGCCCCAGTGCTGCTCTATCACTTAAGCGCAAACGATCCAGAACCCGATGTGCCACCCCAAAATAAATTAATATGGATACCACCACCAGAGCAATCAGCCCTAAAGGGAAATTCGCCATTAGTTCCACCCTTTCTAAAAGAAAATTTGCTCTAATTAGCTTTCCCTTTCTGTTTTGGATTATGTGGATAATATGCTGAAATAATATGTGCTTTCTTCATAAAGAAAGAAGTAGAGTTATGGTGTGAATGGGGATAAATGGAAGGGGCTCTTTGGTATAAAAGCAGGATTAATTATCTTTAAGTTGCCGGGTCAACGCCTGGCCCAGCAGCTGGGATCAATTCCTCGTAAACGTAGGTATTCAGCCGTTTCTCCCAGAATTATCAGAGGCTTCCGGCGTATTTCTGGCAGATTCCGGGCGCCACACATGAGAAAGACCGATTTTAGCCGGTAGAAAAAT
It encodes the following:
- a CDS encoding capping complex subunit for YIEGIA codes for the protein MDKGLKGGILAIVTMDKDKVTGGGCPVFLAVDQKEQEKLGLFLARILDGIVHDLENGVYFICRH
- a CDS encoding YIEGIA family protein gives rise to the protein MERYAVAIVVGIAAGFLDRLIMLRSDYRFYPTYPHGYLTHLALGFIAAGLGAVAIPAIAKPDYVAVTFLALAAQQFREIRSMERETLSKLEEGKLIPRGPDYIEGIARVFEARNYLVILTAMASSAVAYWWRWEYAVIAALLCIVFSTKLMGGSYIGEIAQVEKGEIIFDGSILKVNDVIIMNVGLTETRKKIMREGMGIIIKPHDDNARLTLDAPGQRMAIIHDVVSILGSKVDVSETELRPLARKQVDKGYLALFLVANEPDLEYFMEIVKRVPVIESTRGTALKSFFGRKAAD
- a CDS encoding DUF1614 domain-containing protein; its protein translation is MANFPLGLIALVVVSILIYFGVAHRVLDRLRLSDRAALGLIALIIVGSFIDIPLSTRVTINLGGIIAVGLALYVIIGAGTAFEKMRAVLAAVVTALALFLAARFLGAEPEKIFIDPIYIYPLVAGVVGYLAGRSRRGAFFAAVMGVLALDVGQYLYLTRSGIRGLVHVGGAGAFDSLILAGIIAVLLAELIGETLERVQGGPETEDRPQELVKNLREPEVAHKPLPTEDSEKNEKDEKSSGENGGAEDA
- a CDS encoding response regulator is translated as MKSVLIVDDAMFMRYTLRKILEKNGFMVVAEAENGLLGVQKYGELLPDIVTMDITMPELNGIGAVQLIKQINPQAKIIMISAMGQQHLVREAILAGASNFLVKPFSEERFIEVLNSI
- a CDS encoding TetR/AcrR family transcriptional regulator, with translation MANNYMKRKDRIILTAVEIIDQLGVQGLTIREIASRQEISEAAIYRHFANKSEILLGTIDYFSSYDALLFRTIESQNMKAWEGITFLLASYTEYYENYPAITAVTFTQEAFQLEPEARERMENVIDNRLRFIKQMVIKGQKEGEFTRDICSEGIVDIIFGTVQFIILRWRAKNYDFALKEHVLSTLSILIEAFSTVKLENRFAWGGVFNQEVSSSTFDSVLTRPGLFLEKGKDQVNEKSEG
- a CDS encoding DUF3189 family protein produces the protein MKIIYHCFGGSHSSVLAAALHLGIIDKNKVPGMSEMMKIPYFDKTTNADFGSIRFMGVDEYHNDIYVLGKKNLGKRYANILMGIAEILGIKEELLTVDCMSRVNWSMKIGGFTSRRMGWVSLGRPVLGKGTEAAFWDLVNLVEITRMKAMKKVQVT
- a CDS encoding DUF3189 family protein — translated: MKIVFLGTTGVQHALIAAHIYLGQLGVEDFRDLEYYCDLSQESSGFPIFIGDDARGNQIYSLGVGKDLQMGQKTIENLLTILGFSYQDLTLRPVSIKAERFLACLGKIPRYLGGRKINLFFSDIILRQELTTIKENVEQFCN
- the spoIIP gene encoding stage II sporulation protein P, which translates into the protein MLKRMLILFLMVLIGSCVGGGTFLAAYEEQPLDKCFTLLDENNNVIHQTGNKVYTGDEYISASNGRYKVVEIIGNTARCKYQGDEKMPVLSYDKKSNAWNFNSKEQPVVAGKRPTVAVYHTHSDESYVPSDGKESIEGNGGIYDVGQVMANKLQKLGFEVQYNKNNHNPHDINAYNRSRRTAASLLKKSPDTIIDVHRDAVPASQYQAQVKGKDVTKVKLVVGRSNPNMKSNLEYAKKIKSVMDKKTPGLSNGIFIGKGDYNQDLSPRAMLVEVGAHTNKKEDAEKGISLFAEALPTVLGYSNNPVNQAPAAKKPLSGSENQAAGTTILMIVIVVAAAVGGYYLLNRGTNK